A region from the Aegilops tauschii subsp. strangulata cultivar AL8/78 chromosome 5, Aet v6.0, whole genome shotgun sequence genome encodes:
- the LOC109732564 gene encoding transcription termination factor MTEF1, chloroplastic produces MPLCSFYASTSLPVAKPHSLPSSAKLPSTAAAAITTVQPKKSPAAVAAAAAATVLPTTAENTASMTPAEALSLHLPELPSAMRDKILSLELMGVDYGRALLLNPALRDAAPESIHAVVTFLQSRGLHFKDLGRVFGMCPSVLTASVRADLRPVFAFLTDDLGVPEAAYRRVVVKCPRVLACSVRDQLRPALIYLRRLGFRDNRALAFQDPILLVSSVERTMAPKLEYLAGLGMSRDDAVAMALRCPALFTFNVERNYKPKFEYLVEEMGGGVEDVKAFPQYFTFSLEKRIAPRHRAAADAGVDLPLADMLKATDEEFSEMLERGRSR; encoded by the coding sequence ATGCCGCTCTGCAGCTTCTACGCCTCCACGTCCCTCCCGGTGGCCAAGCCCCACTCCCTGCCCTCCTCCGCCAAGCtcccctccaccgccgccgcggcGATCACCACCGTGCAGCCAAAGAAGTCGCCGGCGGCCGTggctgcggccgcggcggcgaCCGTCCTGCCGACGACGGCCGAGAACACAGCGTCCATGACGCCGGCGGAGGCGCTGTCGCTGCACCTGCCGGAGCTGCCGTCGGCGATGCGGGACAAGATCCTGAGCCTGGAGCTGATGGGGGTGGACTACGGGCGCGCGCTGTTGCTGAACCCGGCGCTCCGGGACGCGGCGCCGGAGTCCATCCACGCGGTGGTCACCTTCCTGCAGTCGCGCGGGCTCCACTTCAAGGACCTGGGCCGCGTCTTCGGCATGTGCCCGTCCGTGCTCACCGCCAGCGTCCGCGCCGACCTCCGCCCCGTCTTCGCCTTCCTCACCGACGACCTCGGCGTGCCGGAGGCCGCCTACCGCCGCGTGGTCGTCAAGTGCCCGCGGGTGCTCGCCTGCAGCGTCCGCGACCAGCTCCGGCCGGCGCTCATCTACCTCCGCCGCCTCGGCTTCCGGGACAACCGCGCGCTGGCGTTCCAGGACCCCATCCTCCTCGTCTCCAGCGTGGAgcgcaccatggcgcccaagCTGGAGTACCTGGCCGGGCTGGGCATGTCGCGGGACGACGCCGTGGCCATGGCGCTCCGGTGCCCGGCCCTCTTCACCTTCAACGTGGAGAGGAACTACAAGCCCAAGTTCGAGTACCTGGTGGAGGAGATGGGCGGCGGCGTGGAGGACGTCAAGGCCTTCCCGCAGTACTTCACCTTCAGCCTCGAGAAACGGATCGCGCCGCggcaccgcgccgccgccgacgccggcgTCGACCTGCCGCTGGCTGACATGCTCAAGGCCACCGACGAGGAGTTCAGCGAGATGCTCGAGAGGGGAAGGAGCAGATGA
- the LOC109732562 gene encoding uncharacterized protein — translation MREEVRSSSGAAAEPQFAVVRSSSPPPTPVASSAGASSPAMQINIVSIDWLGSRQASRVDSSSHVAPHAYGPAHSFDAAGTALDSAPSCRPWERGDLLRRLATFKPSTWDAKPKAASSLVCAQRGWVNVDMDKIECESCGAHLLFSAVASWSPTEVTNAGEAFAGQLDASHKNSCPWRGNSCADNLVQLHLTQSALIGGFKDRCDGLLQFLSLPVIAPSAIENMRLTRAAQINRLLTQSISFLSGELGYKAENTPGVDIHQGSSCGYSRAQKLISLCGWEPRWLPNVQDCEENSTHSAKNALSNEPDEMFYSPLVEHQKSSFSASAKKDKGKGKRPLKDSGCSMSSPLLDCSLCGATVRIWDFRSVSRPNRISPNNTDAPETGKKLTLTRGISAASGINGWVNDGAVRDQAEGRDEAATYEGKLVSNAGVDLNLSMAGGLPPLHSSMAVASECCNGGMGRDLMIAQPAGSEVGDRATSYESRGPSSRKRNLEEGGSTADKPQDGVRHADSIEGTVIDRDGEEVDDDVQDSDTKNKKPRGFNFFDANLPSSSGAGPSRNLGFDLDVDISMFGHSRAVGLAPVEHPSARDSMRASSVIAMDVRSADEDSMESVEYHPDAGIDINMPSSSGHRNIEMNDAFDLNDSNQAQQSACAQPAAGSDGREIGGSSTNEGEEVLNAGTTPAFARDQLSLGISGGSVGMGASDEAEIHGIDVSVQRTESGVGDAEPITDLTETMGHTGESVPGPGLMDEFVPEEVDREEPHGDSQDIVFRSAGRADSGSKYFGSNKADSGESGKKIGHAIGHESSMHPSLSCNAGVYAGFDASKEEVTQAGKAVTTDDQGLQYDLRNGLGATNGENDYEPGLPDFDPVKHHNSYCPWVNGIVAAACCYDTSSSSGSSELSGWQLTVDALDTFQSLGQSQNQTMRSESAASLNMDDQAASNRKLARRTSVNKSHGKC, via the exons atgCGGGAGGAGGTCAGGAGCTCGTCGGGGGCGGCGGCCGAGCCGCAGTTCGCCGTCGTCcgctcgtcgtcgccgccgcccaccCCGGTCGCCAG TTCTGCTGGTGCCTCATCACCTGCTATGCAAATTAATATAGTAAGCATAGATTGGTTGGGTAGCAGACAAGCTTCCAGGGTTGATTCCTCGTCACATGTTGCACCACATGCCTATGGGCCTGCTCATAGCTTTGATGCTGCTGGAACTGCTTTGGATTCTGCACCATCTTGTAGACCATGGGAGCGTGGAGACTTACTTCGTCGACTGGCAACATTCAAACCTTCAACTTGGGATGCTAAGCCGAAG GCTGCCAGTTCATTGGTTTGTGCTCAAAGAGGCTGGGTAAATGTTGACATGGACAAAATTGAATGTGAATCATGTGGTGCGCATCTTTTATTCAGTGCAGTGGCATCCTGGTCCCCAACTGAAG TTACAAATGCTGGAGAAGCCTTTGCGGGGCAGCTTGATGCATCACACAAGAATAGCTGTCCCTGGAGGGGCAATAGCTGTGCTGATAACTTGGTTCAGCTCCACCTTACACAGTCAGCGCTTATTGGAGGTTTTAAAGATCGATGTGATGGACTTCTACAGTTTCTCTCTCTTCCTGTGATTGCTCCATCTGCAATTGAGAACATGAGGTTGACAAGGGCTGCTCAGATTAACCGCCTATTAACCCAATCGATTAGCTTCTTATCTGGGGAGCTGGGTTACAAAGCTGAGAATACACCAGGAGTTGACATCCATCAAGGTTCATCTTGTGGCTACTCAAGA GCGCAGAAGCTTATAAGTCTTTGTGGATGGGAGCCTAGGTGGCTTCCAAATGTTCAGGACTGTGAAGAAAATTCAACCCACTCAGCTAAAAATGCACTTTCAAATGAACCAGATGAAATGTTCTATTCCCCCCTTGTTGAACATCAGAAAAGTTCATTCTCTGCATCAGCCAAGAAAGATAAAGGAAAAGGCAAAAGGCCCCTCAAAGATTCGGGGTGCAGCATGAGCTCACCTTTATTAGATTGTAGCCTGTGTGGAGCTACAGTTAGGATCTGGGACTTCAGATCTGTGTCACGTCCTAATCGTATTAGTCCAAATAACACTGATGCACCAGAAACAGGCAAAAAGCTAACACTGACACGTGGAATTAGCGCAGCCAGTGGGATCAACGGATGGGTTAATGATGGGGCGGTAAGAGATCAAGCTGAAGGACGTGATGAAGCAGCAACTTATGAGGGGAAATTAGTATCAAATGCTGGAGTAGACCTTAATCTATCGATGGCTGGAGGACTACCGCCACTTCATTCTTCAATGGCTGTTGCATCTGAGTGTTGTAATGGAGGGATGGGAAGAGATCTGATGATTGCGCAGCCCGCTGGAAGTGAAGTTGGTGATCGTGCAACATCATATGAGTCCCGGGGTCCAAGCTCGCGGAAGCGTAACCTTGAGGAAGGTGGGAGCACAGCTGACAAGCCACAAGACGGGGTTCGACATGCTGACAGCATAGAAGGAACTGTCATTGATCGTGATGGTGAAGAAGTTGACGATGACGTTCAAGATTCAGACACCAAGAATAAAAAACCGCGCGGATTCAACTTTTTTGATGCCAATCTTCCATCTTCTTCTGGAGCTGGTCCTAGTAGAAACTTGGGCTTTGACTTGGATGTGGATATTAGTATGTTCGGTCACTCTAGAGCTGTTGGTCTAGCTCCTGTTGAGCATCCGTCTGCTAGAGATTCTATGAGGGCCTCTTCTGTTATCGCAATGGATGTTCGCAGCGCTGACGAAGATTCGATGGAGAGTGTTGAGTATCATCCAGATGCTGGTATAGATATTAATATGCCTTCATCTAGTGGACACAGGAATATTGAAATGAATGATGCCTTTGATCTCAACGATAGCAACCAAGCACAGCAAAGTGCTTGTGCACAACCTGCTGCTGGAAGTGACGGAAGGGAGATAGGAGGAAGCAGTACTAATGAAGGGGAGGAAGTCCTTAATGCAGGCACAACTCCTGCTTTTGCAAGGGATCAGCTTAGCTTAGGAATTAGTGGTGGAAGTGTTGGCATGGGTGCTAGTGACGAGGCTGAAATTCATGGCATTGATGTATCTGTGCAAAGAACCGAGAGTGGTGTAGGTGATGCAGAACCTATTACTGACCTTACTGAGACAATGGGCCATACCGGTGAATCAGTTCCAGGGCCTGGATTGATGGATGAGTTTGTACCTGAAGAAGTTGATCGGGAAGAACCTCATGGAGACAGCCAAGATATTGTGTTCCGTTCAGCAGGCCGTGCTGACAGTGGATCAAAATATTTTGGTTCTAATAAAGCTGATTCTGGTGAGAGTGGAAAAAAGATAGGACATGCCATTGGTCATGAAAGCAGCATGCATCCTTCTCTCTCTTGCAATGCTGGGGTGTATGCCGGCTTCGATGCATCTAAAGAGGAAGTGACACAGGCTGGCAAAGCAGTGACTACTGATGATCAAGGCTTGCAATATGATCTGCGGAATGGATTAG GAGCAACAAATGGAGAAAATGACTATGAACCAGGTCTTCCAGATTTTGATCCTGTTAAGCATCACAACAGTTACTGCCCATGGGTCAATGGAATTGTTGCAGCCGCTTGCTGTTATGATACTAGTTCCAGCTCAGGCAGTTCAGAACTTTCTGGCTGGCAGCTAACTGTTGATGCACTTGATACATTCCAGTCTCTTGGTCAATCTCAGAATCAAACTATGCGGTCTGAATCTGCGGCCTCGCTAAACATG GATGATCAAGCAGCTTCTAACCGCAAACTGGCTAGGAGGACTTCGGTGAACAAAAGCCATGGGAAATGTTGA
- the LOC109732563 gene encoding putative ALA-interacting subunit 2, protein MDEAGSSASAGSAPRGGRPARSGVFYKFTQQDLPAWKPAMTPGYVIAIFLIIGIIFVPVGLICLQASNRVAEIVHRYDIDCVPDAYRSNKQAYIKDSSISKKCIQKVKVQYHMKAPIYVYYELDNFYQNHRRYIKSRSDKQLRHGLQYTDSSCSPIERSNGLPVVPCGLIAWSLFNDTYDFTRGSMGLMVDRKNISWRSDREHKYGKDVYPFNFQNGSLIGGGKLDPDIPLSNQEDLIVWMRAAALPQFRKLYGVIEEDIQADETITMHITNNYNTYSFGGKKSLVLTTSTWLGGKNDFLGYAYLITGSSSIFLCILFALIHVKIPRPHGDAAYLSWSRKNGNN, encoded by the exons ATGGACGAGGCGGGCAGCTCGGCGTCCGCAGGCTCCGCCCCGCGCGGAGGGCGCCCGGCGAGATCGGGAG TATTCTATAAATTCACCCAGCAGGATCTTCCAGCTTGGAAACCGGCAATGACACCAGGATAC GTGATAGCCATTTTCTTGATAATTGGGATTATTTTTGTACCGGTTGGGCTAATTTGTCTGCAAGCTTCAAACAGA GTTGCAGAAATAGTTCACCGTTATGATATTGATTGTGTACCTGATGCTTACAGAAGCAATAAGCAGGCTTATATCAAAGACAGCTCGATTTCAAAGAAATGTATTCAGAAAGTGAAG GTTCAATACCATATGAAAGCTCCAATTTATGTGTATTACGAACTCGACAACTTCTACCAGAATCATCGTAG GTATATCAAAAGTAGAAGCGATAAGCAACTACGCCATGGGCTCCAATACACTGATAGCTCATGCAGTCCGATAGAAAGGAGCAACGGCCTTCCAGTTGTTCCCTGTGGATTGATTGCCTGGAGCTTGTTCAATGATACTTATGATTTTACCCGTGGGTCCATGGGATTGATGGTTGATAGGAAAAACATTTCATGGAGAAGTGATCGGGAACATAAGTATGGCAAGGATGTCTATCCTTTCAACTTTCAGAATGGATCCTTGATTGGAGGAGGAAAACTTGACCCTGATATACCA CTAAGCAATCAGGAAGATCTTATTGTGTGGATGCGCGCAGCTGCTCTTCCCCAGTTCCGAAAGCTGTATGGTGTCATTGAAGAGGATATACAAGCTGATGAAACCATTACCATGCACATAACAAACAATTACAATACCTACAGTTTTGGTGGAAAGAAAAGCCTGGTTCTTACAACGTCAACCTGGCTAGGCGGCAAGAATGACTTTCTTGGATATGCATACCTTATCACCGGTTCCTCGAGCATTTTCTTGTGCATTCTCTTTGCTCTGATCCATGTGAAAATCCCAAG GCCACATGGCGATGCTGCTTACCTATCTTGGAGCAGGAAAAACGGCAATAACTAA